In Panicum virgatum strain AP13 chromosome 4N, P.virgatum_v5, whole genome shotgun sequence, a single window of DNA contains:
- the LOC120671069 gene encoding pentatricopeptide repeat-containing protein At5g04780, mitochondrial-like has product MVEADELFKNMPARNAASWNTMISGYAENRRFVDALKYFSAMSASGQIPGEITLSSVLLACANLCSLEVGKMVHAKIVKLGIEHNIFMGTALSDMYAKSGDLDSSKRIFYQMPEKNSITWTAMVQGLAENGFAKDSILLFENMMANGISPNEHTFLAILFACSHSGLVEQAIHYFEAMQAHGIPPKQKHYTCMFDVLARADRLTEAEELLMKVPSNFEASAWSALLSACNTYNNKEIGERAAMKLHELEKDNTAGYVLLSNMYASCGKWKDAAEIRILMKGASLKKDGGYSWLQLKGQYHAFFSWHLIFSKKKNENERMV; this is encoded by the coding sequence ATGGTGGAAGCAGATGAGCTCTTCAAGAATATGCCTGCAAGGAACGCAGCTTCATGGAACACAATGATTTCTGGTTACGCAGAAAATCGACGATTTGTTGATGCACTAAAATATTTCAGTGCAATGTCGGCTTCAGGGCAGATTCCGGGAGAAATTACCCTGTCAAGTGTTCTTCTTGCATGCGCAAACTTGTGCTCTTTAGAGGTGGGCAAGATGGTTCATGCTAAGATTGTCAAGCTTGGAATCGAACATAACATCTTTATGGGAACTGCACTCAGTGACATGTATGCCAAGTCAGGGGATTTGGACAGCTCCAAGAGGATATTTTATCAAATGCCTGAAAAAAATAGTATCACTTGGACTGCCATGGTTCAGGGACTTGCAGAAAATGGCTTTGCAAAAGATTCTATTTTGTTGTTCGAGAATATGATGGCAAATGGAATATCACCGAATGAGCATACATTTTTAgctattttatttgcttgttccCACAGTGGTTTGGTGGAACAAGCCATACATTATTTTGAAGCAATGCAAGCACATGGCATCCCACCTAAACAGAAGCACTACACCTGCATGTTTGATGTCCTAGCTCGAGCTGATCGTTTGACAGAAGCCGAAGAGCTTCTCATGAAGGTTCCAAGTAACTTTGAAGCAAGTGCATGGTCAGCTCTTCTGAGTGCTTGCAACACTTACAACAACAAGGAGATAGGTGAGAGGGCAGCAATGAAACTTCATGAGTTGGAGAAAGATAATACAGCGGGCTATGTGCTACTCTCGAACATGTATGCATCTTGTGGTAAATGGAAAGATGCTGCTGAGATAAGAATACTGATGAAAGGAGCTAGCCTTAAGAAAGATGGTGGGTACAGCTGGTTACAATTGAAGGGACAATATCATGCCTTCTTTTCTTGGCATTTGATATTTTCcaaaaagaagaatgaaaaTGAGAGGATGGTATAA
- the LOC120671066 gene encoding 3-ketoacyl-CoA synthase 11-like — translation MGTSAAEPNAAPAPPAAEPAQPRRRMPDFQQSVRLKYVKLGYHYLISHGMYLLLSPLMALVAVQLSTVSPRDLADLWEQLRFNLLSVVACSTLLVFLSTVYFLTRPRPVYLLDFACYKPEPERKCTRETFMHCSKLTGSFTDENLEFQRKILERSGLGEDTYLPPAVLRVPPNPCMDEARKEARAVMFGAIDQLLKKTGVRPKDIGVLVVNCSLFNPTPSLSAMVVNHYKLRGNIVSYNLGGMGCSAGLLSIDLAKDLLQVHPNSYALVISMENITLNWYFGINRSMLVSNCLFRMGGAAILLSNKRSDRRRSKYELVHTVRTHKGADDKCFGCVTQEEDEIGKIGVSLSKDLMAVAGDALKTNITTLGPLVLPLSEQLLFMATLVAKKVLKMKIKPYIPDFKLAFEHFCIHAGGRAVLDELEKNLELTDWHMEPSRMTLYRFGNTSSSSLWYELAYSEAKGRIRKRDRIWQIAFGSGFKCNSAVWKALRTVNPAKEKNPWMDEIDNFPVDVPRISKVGNA, via the coding sequence ATGGGGACATCGGCGGCGGAGCCCAATgctgcccccgcgccgccggctgcggagccggcgcagccgcggcggcggatgccGGACTTCCAGCAGTCGGTGCGGCTCAAGTACGTGAAGCTGGGGTACCACTACCTCATCTCCCACGGCATGTACCTGCTCCTGTCGCCGCTCATGGCGCTCGTCGCCGTGCAGCTCTCCACCGTCTCCCCGCGCGACCTCGCCGACCTGTGGGAGCAGCTCCGCTTCAACCTCCTCTCCGTGGTCGCCTGCTCCACGCTGCTCGTCTTCCTTTCCACGGTCTACTTCCTCACCCGCCCGCGCCCCGTTTACCTGCTCGACTTCGCCTGCTacaagccggagccggagcgcaAGTGCACGCGCGAGACCTTCATGCACTGCTCCAAGCTCACCGGCTCCTTCACCGACGAGAACCTCGAGTTCCAGCGCAAGATCCTCGAGCGCTCCGGGCTCGGCGAGGACACCTACCTGCCCCCCGCCGTGCTCCGGGTGCCCCCCAACCCGTGCATGGACGAGGCCCGCAAGGAGGCGCGCGCCGTCATGTTCGGCGCCATCGATCAGCTGCTCAAGAAGACCGGGGTCAGGCCCAAGGACATTGGCGTCCTCGTGGTCAACTGCAGTTTGTTCAACCCAACGCCGTCGCTGTCAGCCATGGTGGTGAACCATTACAAGCTGAGGGGGAACATTGTCAGCTACAACCTCGGCGGGATGGGCTGCAGCGCCGGGCTGCTGTCCATCGACCTCGCCAAGGATCTGCTGCAGGTGCATCCCAATTCGTACGCCTTGGTGATCAGCATGGAAAACATCACGCTGAATTGGTACTTTGGGATCAACCGATCCATGCTCGTGTCGAATTGCCTGTTCCGGATGGGTGGCGCTGCCATCCTTCTCTCGAACAAGCGGTCCGACAGGCGGAGGTCCAAGTACGAGCTGGTGCACACGGTGCGCACGCACAAGGGTGCCGACGACAAGTGCTTCGGCTGTGTGACTCAGGAGGAGGATGAGATTGGCAAGATCGGCGTGTCGCTGTCCAAGGATCTCATGGCGGTCGCCGGTGATGCCCTCAAGACCAACATCACCACGCTGGGGCCGCTGGTGCTCCCGTTGTCGGAGCAGCTCCTCTTCATGGCCACATTGGTTGCCAAGAAGGTGCTCAAGATGAAGATCAAGCCGTACATCCCCGACTTCAAGCTGGCCTTCGAGCACTTCTGCAtccacgccggcggccgcgcggtgCTGGATGAGCTGGAGAAGAACCTGGAGCTCACCGACTGGCACATGGAGCCATCGAGGATGACCCTGTACAGGTTCGGCAACACGTCGAGCAGCTCGCTCTGGTACGAGCTGGCGTACTCCGAGGCCAAGGGGAGGATCAGGAAGCGCGACAGGATCTGGCAGATCGCTTTCGGGTCCGGGTTCAAGTGCAACAGCGCCGTCTGGAAGGCGCTCCGGACTGTGAACCCGGCCAAGGAGAAGAACCCCTGGATGGATGAGATTGACAACTTCCCGGTGGATGTTCCAAGGATCTCAAAGGTTGGCAACGCATGA
- the LOC120671070 gene encoding serine-threonine kinase receptor-associated protein-like — protein sequence MEKKKVAIPLVCHGHSRPVVDLFYSPVTPDGYFLISASKDTNPMLRNGETGDWIGTFQGHKGAVWSCCLDRNALRAASASADFSAKVWDALTGDELHSFEHKHIVRACAFSEDTHLLLTGGMEKTLRVYDMNRPDAAPRELDKSPGSVRTVAWLHSDQTILSSCTDMGGVRLWDVRTGKIVQTLETKASVTSAEVSQDGRFITTADGSSVKFWDANHFGLVKSYDMPCNVESASLEPKSGSKFVAGGEDLWVHVFDFFTGEEITCNKGHHGPVHCVRFAPGGESYASGSEDGTIRIWQLSSPNADDSEAANGKATAGVNEVTTKIEGFHIPKEGQTEG from the exons atggagaagaagaaggtggCGATCCCGCTCGTGTGCCACGGCCACTCGCGGCCCGTGGTGGACCTCTTCTACAGCCCCGTCACGCCCGACGGCTACTTCCTCATCAGCGCCAGCAAGG ATACAAATCCAATGCTTCGTAATGGTGAGACTGGTGACTGGATTGGGACATTTCAAGGTCATAAAGGAGCTGTTTGGAGCTGTTGTCTTGACAGAAATGCTCTGCGTGCTGCATCTGCATCTGCTGACTTCTCAGC TAAAGTATGGGATGCACTGACTGGTGATGAGCTACATTCATTTGAACACAAGCATATAGTACGGGCCTGTGCCTTTTCTGAG GATACCCACCTGTTACTCACCGGAGGCATGGAGAAGACTTTGCGTGTGTATGACATGAACCGCCCTGATGCAGCTCCAAGAGAGCTTGACAAATCACCTGGTTCTGTCCGAACTGTTGCTTGGCTTCATAGTGACCAAACTATATTAAGTTCCTGCACTGATATGGGTGGAGTAAG GCTATGGGATGTGAGAACTGGAAAAATTGTCCAAACTCTTGAAACCAAGGCATCTGTCACTAGTGCAGAAGTAAGCCAGGATGGCAGGTTCATTACTACAGCTGATGGCTCAAGTGTAAAATTTTGGGACGCAAATCA CTTTGGGCTTGTTAAAAGCTATGATATGCCATGCAATGTGGAGTCAGCTTCACTGGAACCAAAGTCTGGGAGTAAATTTGTCGCTGGAGGAGAAGATTTGTGGGTTCATGTATTTGATTTCTTCACTGGTGAAGAAATAA CTTGTAACAAAGGGCATCATGGTCCAGTCCACTGCGTCCGGTTCGCACCTGGTGGTGAATCATATGCCTCAGGGTCAGAAGATGGCACCATCCGGATCTGGCAGCTTAGCTCCCCGAATGCTGATGACAGTGAGGCGGCCAATGGCAAGGCAACTGCTGGGGTGAACGAGGTTACAACCAAGATCGAAGGCTTCCACATCCCCAAGGAGGGGCAGACCGAGGGGTAG